A genomic segment from Halorubrum depositum encodes:
- a CDS encoding cob(I)yrinic acid a,c-diamide adenosyltransferase, with the protein MTHDTDDTDGDASTETDPSDDGEPGDDDPAVRTPGGGAAPEPEPIEPAAPEEFGLVQAWWGDGKGKTTAAMGMGFRAAGHGYRVHMLQFMKGGADSVEGVRGEYNAIAAMPGFSYENAGHYGWHGLLDGSADDEHDAKAAAAFERAEALVAGAAETDLTEPLPLDGDPDNGVHMLILDELLYAADRGLVDPDEVVALAESKPDGLELVLTGSHAEPEYLEGVADLITNVRKVAHPFDAGHRARRGTEY; encoded by the coding sequence ATGACACACGACACCGACGACACCGACGGCGACGCATCGACCGAGACCGACCCGAGCGACGACGGCGAACCGGGGGACGACGACCCGGCCGTCCGGACTCCCGGCGGCGGCGCGGCCCCCGAGCCGGAGCCCATCGAGCCGGCCGCGCCCGAGGAGTTCGGGCTCGTCCAAGCCTGGTGGGGCGACGGGAAGGGGAAGACGACGGCGGCGATGGGGATGGGATTCCGGGCCGCGGGGCACGGCTACCGCGTCCACATGCTCCAGTTCATGAAGGGGGGCGCCGACAGCGTCGAGGGCGTCCGCGGCGAGTACAACGCCATCGCCGCGATGCCGGGCTTCAGCTACGAGAACGCCGGCCACTACGGCTGGCACGGCCTCCTCGACGGCTCGGCGGACGACGAGCACGACGCGAAGGCCGCGGCCGCCTTCGAGCGCGCCGAGGCGCTCGTCGCGGGCGCCGCCGAAACGGACCTGACCGAACCGCTCCCGCTCGACGGCGACCCTGACAACGGGGTCCACATGCTGATCTTAGACGAGCTTCTGTACGCGGCCGACCGCGGGCTCGTCGACCCCGACGAGGTCGTCGCGCTCGCGGAGTCGAAGCCGGACGGCCTCGAACTCGTCCTCACCGGGAGCCACGCGGAGCCCGAGTATCTGGAGGGGGTCGCCGACCTGATCACGAACGTCCGGAAGGTGGCGCACCCCTTCGACGCGGGCCACCGGGCGCGGCGGGGGACGGAGTACTGA
- a CDS encoding adenosylcobinamide amidohydrolase, producing MFEATVRDGVLRLRHPETRWLSTGWNGGRSRAAAAYNVTVPEGFDRTDLGAYRDERLTRARFKNESDPPTLFTGVAMEHARGARRGPVVAYATAGLSNPAMLPMDPERAAGDARDPEGESEATTEGPPRRPGTVNLILGTTRRLADGAAANLVAVAAEAKAATLLATAGVPGTTSDAVVIADDPDGEPAAFSGSATPVGAAARVCVRDAVRASLRSRYPDGDLPGPAADAEHGVVADERAEVFDP from the coding sequence ATGTTTGAGGCGACCGTGCGCGACGGCGTCCTCCGCCTCCGACACCCGGAAACACGTTGGCTCTCGACCGGGTGGAACGGCGGGCGCTCGCGGGCGGCCGCCGCGTACAACGTCACCGTCCCCGAGGGATTCGACCGCACCGACCTCGGCGCGTACCGCGACGAGCGGCTGACGCGGGCGAGATTTAAAAACGAGAGCGACCCGCCGACCCTGTTCACCGGCGTCGCGATGGAGCACGCGCGGGGCGCGCGCCGCGGGCCCGTCGTCGCGTACGCGACCGCCGGGCTCTCGAACCCGGCGATGCTCCCGATGGATCCGGAGAGGGCGGCTGGCGACGCCCGCGATCCGGAGGGCGAGTCCGAGGCGACGACGGAGGGACCGCCCCGGCGACCCGGCACGGTCAACCTGATCCTCGGCACGACCCGGCGGCTCGCCGACGGCGCCGCGGCGAACCTCGTCGCCGTCGCGGCGGAGGCGAAGGCGGCGACGCTGCTCGCGACCGCGGGCGTGCCGGGGACCACGAGCGACGCGGTCGTGATCGCCGACGACCCCGACGGGGAGCCGGCGGCGTTCTCGGGGAGCGCCACGCCGGTCGGCGCGGCGGCCCGCGTCTGCGTCCGGGACGCGGTGCGCGCCAGCCTGCGGTCGCGGTATCCGGACGGCGACCTGCCCGGTCCGGCCGCCGACGCCGAGCACGGCGTCGTCGCCGACGAGCGGGCGGAGGTCTTCGATCCATGA
- a CDS encoding cobyric acid synthase → MADTVLIAGTASHAGKSTLAAGLCRHLARNGVAVAPFKAQNMSNNARVALAPDGEWGEIGVSQYVQARAAGVPATTDVNPVLLKPRGDGESQLIVDGEAVGHFAAGDYYESHWEAAREAAVAAHRRLAVDHDVIVAEGAGSIAEINLHDRDLANIESARFADARILIAVDIERGGAFASLYGTLELLPEDVRDRVAGAVITKFRGDPTLLEPGIAEIEERTGVPIVGVVPHDDPGLPAEDSLSLPGADGGDGRGSAGRKGGDPGVLGDDDGVPDADAVRVAVPRLPRISNFTDMEPLAREPGVRVAYVPLDASRDGGTDPLGDADAVVLPGSKNTVDDLLALREAGFDDALRDFSGPVVGLCGGYQILGERLTNADVEGTGSATDVEGVGVLPVETRFATDKRVERVTRSVEGVGPLAGAEGTATGYEIHMGRSSPTEAVASPLGPESAATDRALGTYLHGLFENKGVRTAFVERVFAAAGKSRPAVGSGDGDGDAVGVTDDRSPYDRAADLVADNVDLAAIGFGDLG, encoded by the coding sequence ATGGCGGACACCGTCCTGATCGCCGGCACGGCGAGCCACGCCGGCAAGAGCACGCTGGCGGCCGGGCTCTGCCGGCACCTCGCCCGGAACGGGGTCGCGGTCGCCCCGTTCAAGGCCCAGAACATGAGCAACAACGCCCGGGTCGCGCTCGCGCCGGACGGCGAGTGGGGCGAGATCGGCGTCTCCCAGTACGTGCAGGCCCGGGCCGCCGGCGTCCCGGCGACGACCGACGTGAACCCCGTGCTGCTCAAGCCCCGCGGCGACGGCGAGAGCCAGCTGATCGTCGACGGGGAGGCGGTCGGGCACTTCGCGGCCGGCGACTACTACGAATCGCACTGGGAGGCCGCCCGCGAGGCCGCGGTCGCGGCGCACCGCCGCCTCGCGGTCGATCACGACGTGATCGTCGCGGAGGGGGCGGGCAGCATCGCCGAGATCAACCTCCACGACCGCGACCTCGCCAATATCGAGAGCGCGCGGTTCGCCGACGCTCGGATCCTGATCGCGGTCGACATCGAGCGCGGCGGCGCCTTCGCGAGCCTCTACGGCACCCTCGAACTACTCCCCGAGGACGTCCGCGACCGCGTCGCCGGCGCGGTCATCACGAAGTTCCGCGGGGACCCGACCCTGCTGGAGCCCGGCATCGCCGAGATCGAGGAGCGCACGGGCGTCCCGATCGTCGGCGTCGTCCCGCACGACGACCCCGGGCTCCCCGCGGAGGACAGCCTCTCGCTGCCGGGCGCGGACGGCGGGGACGGGCGAGGGAGCGCCGGTCGGAAGGGCGGTGATCCCGGCGTCCTCGGCGACGACGACGGCGTCCCCGACGCCGACGCAGTCCGGGTCGCCGTCCCTCGGCTCCCGCGCATCTCGAACTTCACGGACATGGAGCCGCTGGCGCGCGAGCCCGGTGTCCGGGTCGCGTACGTCCCGCTGGACGCGTCCCGTGACGGCGGGACCGACCCCCTCGGCGACGCCGACGCGGTCGTCCTCCCCGGGTCGAAGAACACCGTCGACGACCTGCTCGCGCTCCGTGAGGCCGGCTTCGACGACGCGCTCCGGGACTTTTCCGGGCCGGTCGTCGGCCTCTGTGGCGGCTACCAGATCCTCGGCGAGCGGCTGACGAACGCCGACGTCGAGGGGACCGGGTCGGCGACCGACGTCGAGGGCGTCGGCGTCCTGCCGGTCGAGACGCGGTTCGCGACCGACAAGCGCGTGGAGCGCGTGACGCGCTCGGTCGAGGGCGTCGGCCCGCTCGCTGGCGCCGAGGGGACCGCGACGGGCTACGAGATCCACATGGGCCGGTCGTCGCCGACCGAGGCGGTCGCCTCCCCGCTGGGACCGGAGAGCGCGGCGACCGACCGGGCGCTCGGGACCTACCTCCACGGCCTCTTCGAGAACAAGGGCGTCCGGACGGCGTTCGTCGAGCGCGTCTTCGCGGCGGCGGGGAAATCGCGGCCGGCGGTCGGATCGGGCGACGGCGACGGGGACGCG
- a CDS encoding NTP transferase domain-containing protein yields MCGGRGTRLGGETEKPLTRVAERPMVDRVCDALAGSRVETAYAVVSPHASATRAHLVEERPNLPVIDAPGDGYVADLRYAMEAVGEADVDEAVDAGDSTPPPLLTVAADLPLLDPAAVDAVIDAARAAGDGDAPRSLTVCVPAARKRELGVSADAATEVNGREVVPAGINVVGGGEVGSDDDGDSDHGTDDDGDAAVHVTEDARLAVNVNYPSDVRIAERLLNEGETDD; encoded by the coding sequence ATGTGCGGCGGCCGCGGCACCCGCCTCGGCGGCGAGACGGAGAAGCCGCTGACCCGGGTCGCGGAGCGGCCGATGGTCGACCGCGTGTGCGACGCGCTCGCCGGGAGCCGCGTCGAGACGGCGTACGCGGTCGTCTCGCCGCACGCGTCGGCGACGCGCGCGCACCTCGTCGAGGAGCGCCCGAACCTCCCCGTGATCGACGCGCCGGGCGACGGCTACGTCGCCGACCTGCGGTACGCGATGGAGGCGGTCGGAGAGGCCGACGTGGACGAGGCGGTCGACGCGGGCGACTCGACCCCACCGCCCCTCCTCACCGTCGCCGCCGATCTCCCCCTCCTCGACCCCGCGGCCGTCGACGCCGTGATCGACGCGGCCCGGGCCGCCGGCGACGGCGACGCGCCGAGGTCGCTCACCGTCTGCGTCCCCGCGGCGCGCAAGCGGGAGCTCGGCGTCAGCGCCGACGCGGCGACCGAGGTGAACGGCCGCGAGGTCGTCCCCGCCGGGATCAACGTCGTGGGGGGAGGAGAAGTCGGAAGCGACGACGACGGCGACAGCGACCACGGGACCGACGACGACGGCGACGCCGCCGTCCACGTCACCGAGGACGCGCGGCTCGCCGTCAACGTCAACTACCCGTCGGACGTGCGGATCGCAGAGCGACTCCTCAATGAAGGAGAGACCGACGACTGA
- the cobS gene encoding adenosylcobinamide-GDP ribazoletransferase: MVLTDGIAALRGALGFLTRIPAGRSEAAWKAFAGAPWTFPLVGYLVGALVALPLLAPAPAPTVALAFPLAVYAVTGITHLDGVADLGDAAVVHGGPEARREVMTDSALGVGGTVALVAVVLGLATAALGLAEAAGTTGAAGAGVTGGVAVAVGIVVASEVGAKAATATLVCVGDTAHEGLGSALTEEIDAGSALPVLALTAPAALLAWPRVLPGVAALLAALATAGALRGWARRRLGGVSGDVLGATNELARVAALHAGVIAWTRF, encoded by the coding sequence GTGGTCCTGACGGACGGGATCGCCGCCCTCCGGGGCGCGCTCGGCTTCCTCACGCGGATCCCCGCGGGGCGGAGCGAGGCCGCGTGGAAGGCGTTCGCGGGGGCGCCGTGGACCTTCCCGCTCGTCGGCTACCTCGTCGGCGCGCTCGTCGCGCTCCCCCTGCTCGCGCCCGCCCCCGCGCCGACGGTCGCGCTGGCGTTCCCGCTCGCCGTCTACGCCGTGACCGGGATCACCCACCTCGACGGCGTGGCGGACCTCGGCGACGCGGCGGTCGTCCACGGCGGCCCGGAGGCGCGCCGCGAGGTCATGACGGACTCGGCGCTCGGCGTCGGCGGGACGGTCGCGCTCGTCGCCGTGGTCCTCGGGCTGGCGACCGCCGCGCTCGGACTGGCCGAGGCCGCGGGGACGACGGGCGCAGCCGGCGCGGGGGTCACCGGCGGCGTCGCCGTCGCGGTCGGCATCGTCGTCGCGAGCGAGGTCGGCGCGAAGGCCGCGACGGCGACGCTCGTCTGCGTCGGGGACACCGCCCACGAGGGGCTCGGATCCGCGCTGACCGAAGAAATCGACGCCGGGTCGGCACTCCCGGTCCTCGCGCTCACGGCGCCCGCCGCGCTCCTCGCGTGGCCGCGGGTCCTGCCGGGGGTCGCCGCGCTCCTCGCTGCGCTGGCGACGGCGGGAGCCCTCCGAGGATGGGCCCGTCGACGGCTCGGCGGCGTCTCCGGCGACGTGCTTGGCGCGACGAACGAGCTCGCGCGGGTCGCCGCGCTGCACGCGGGGGTGATCGCGTGGACGCGCTTCTGA
- a CDS encoding aminotransferase class I/II-fold pyridoxal phosphate-dependent enzyme yields MKFDTATDLDRAPHGSSDDPDLLDFSANTNPEVPEGVEAVYREAFADARSYPAEPPAAFREAAGEYVGCDPESVVPTPGGLAAIRAAVALAVDPGDTALVPAPSFGEYAREVRLQGGEPAFVSAEAVLDADPRGHALAVVCDPNNPTGTGYDRAALERFAARCREADTRLLVDEAFLGFTDRPSLAGTEGVVVARSLTKLFGLPGIRTGFAVATGAFGAALSSARRPWNLSVSALATGAYCMRRDGFIRETRERVRSERARMREALAERYAVATSDAPFLLLDVGEAGRSVESVVAAARERGVAIRDATTFRGLDSHVRVAVRRPAENDRLLAALGVGDETAAGTGSAGATTDTETADGTTTDPEGDDV; encoded by the coding sequence ATGAAATTCGACACCGCGACCGACCTCGACCGTGCGCCTCACGGGAGCAGCGACGACCCCGATCTGCTGGACTTCTCGGCGAACACAAATCCCGAGGTGCCCGAGGGCGTCGAGGCGGTCTACCGCGAGGCGTTCGCCGACGCCCGGTCGTATCCCGCGGAGCCGCCGGCGGCGTTCCGCGAGGCCGCGGGCGAGTACGTCGGCTGCGACCCCGAGTCCGTCGTCCCGACGCCCGGCGGGCTCGCAGCCATCCGGGCCGCGGTCGCGCTCGCGGTCGACCCGGGCGACACCGCGCTCGTCCCGGCGCCGAGCTTCGGCGAGTACGCCCGCGAGGTCCGGCTGCAGGGCGGCGAGCCCGCGTTCGTCTCGGCGGAGGCCGTCCTCGACGCCGACCCGCGCGGCCACGCGCTCGCGGTCGTCTGCGACCCGAACAATCCGACCGGGACGGGGTACGACCGCGCGGCGCTGGAGCGGTTCGCGGCGCGGTGCCGCGAGGCCGACACGCGCCTCCTCGTCGACGAGGCGTTCCTCGGGTTCACCGACCGCCCGTCGCTCGCGGGGACCGAGGGGGTCGTGGTCGCCCGGTCGCTCACGAAGCTGTTCGGCCTGCCCGGGATCCGGACGGGGTTCGCGGTCGCGACGGGCGCGTTCGGCGCGGCGCTGTCGAGCGCCCGGCGCCCGTGGAACCTGAGCGTCTCGGCGCTCGCGACCGGCGCGTACTGTATGCGGCGGGACGGGTTTATCAGGGAGACCCGCGAGCGCGTCCGCTCGGAGCGCGCCCGGATGCGGGAGGCCCTCGCCGAGCGCTACGCGGTCGCCACCTCCGACGCGCCGTTCCTCCTGCTCGACGTCGGGGAGGCGGGACGGTCGGTCGAGAGCGTCGTCGCGGCGGCCCGCGAACGCGGCGTGGCGATCCGGGACGCGACCACCTTCCGCGGGCTCGACTCGCACGTCAGGGTCGCGGTGCGCCGGCCCGCCGAGAACGACCGGCTGCTGGCGGCGCTCGGTGTGGGGGACGAGACCGCGGCCGGCACGGGGTCGGCCGGGGCGACAACCGATACGGAGACGGCCGACGGGACGACAACCGACCCGGAGGGCGACGATGTTTGA